A portion of the bacterium genome contains these proteins:
- a CDS encoding endonuclease, with amino-acid sequence MRFRNPVITSILLGLLLAGCGLPTGFGQAPEQGADSLQAEATTPATYYKTAEGKTGNELLKALNKIIKKHTVLTYDGARDEMFANIDDPTNTDTVVCVYTGRTLKGVHDRDSAYQKGAGFSTEHTWPQSMGAKTEPARSDLHHLFPVDTRINSVRSNSPFGNVKNALQEFPLMEVVDRVKTGIDVSGQQVFEPRKAHKGNVARAIFYFYTTYAVSKSPGVWLDNFRVEHDTLLKWHREDPVDADERRRNEAIYKLQKNRNPFIDHPEYVSAIGAFPAR; translated from the coding sequence ATGCGTTTTCGAAATCCCGTTATTACTTCAATATTGCTCGGCCTGCTGCTGGCGGGCTGCGGCCTGCCGACGGGTTTCGGTCAGGCCCCCGAGCAGGGCGCGGATTCGCTCCAGGCCGAGGCTACCACGCCGGCGACCTACTACAAGACCGCCGAGGGCAAGACCGGCAATGAGCTGCTCAAGGCGCTCAACAAGATCATCAAGAAGCACACGGTCCTGACCTACGACGGGGCCCGGGACGAGATGTTCGCCAACATCGACGATCCGACCAACACCGACACCGTCGTCTGCGTCTACACCGGGCGCACCCTCAAGGGCGTCCACGACCGCGACAGCGCCTACCAGAAGGGCGCGGGTTTCAGTACCGAGCACACCTGGCCGCAGAGCATGGGCGCCAAGACTGAGCCCGCTCGCTCGGATCTGCACCACCTCTTCCCGGTCGACACCCGCATCAACAGCGTGCGCAGCAACTCGCCCTTTGGGAACGTGAAGAACGCCCTGCAAGAGTTTCCTCTCATGGAGGTCGTCGATCGGGTGAAGACGGGCATCGACGTGAGCGGCCAGCAGGTCTTCGAGCCGCGCAAGGCGCACAAGGGCAACGTGGCCCGGGCGATCTTCTACTTCTACACCACCTACGCCGTCTCCAAGTCGCCGGGCGTCTGGTTGGACAACTTCCGCGTCGAGCACGATACTCTATTGAAGTGGCATCGCGAGGATCCGGTCGACGCGGACGAGCGTCGGCGGAACGAGGCGATCTACAAGCTGCAGAAGAACCGGAACCCCTTCATCGATCACCCTGAGTACGTGTCGGCGATCGGGGCGTTTCCGGCCCGATAA
- a CDS encoding cytochrome P450 translates to MRLFPAPEDRIAPYGFYAAMRRDHPVAYDERSGSWGVFRYADAKTVLTDHARFSSDFRKVTRLHAVSGQLRPNLISTDPPRHRQLRLILAPTFAPTAINRLAPRIKEMVNRLLDEVIEQGRMELVADLAYPLPVMVIAEMLGVPPADRPQFKQWADAIVGEGGGILLSNEISPQRFAIQKEMDAYFSGILAERRKAPKEDLLSELLVAGADGVRLSEQDILSFCNLLLIAGHVTTVNLITNAVWTLLSHPEALARLQFERGLLPSALEEVLRFRSPVRAVSRVALDEVLLEGQRIEAGQRIVVNLSSANRDERVFAEPERFDVTRSPNPHLAFGHGIHFCIGAPLARLEARIALAAILDRLQALSFDGEPHLAPLDSVLLDGVERLPLVFRQGERIGLTIG, encoded by the coding sequence ATGCGTCTTTTTCCCGCCCCCGAGGATCGGATCGCGCCTTACGGCTTCTACGCGGCGATGCGCCGAGATCACCCGGTCGCTTACGACGAGCGGAGCGGGAGCTGGGGCGTCTTTCGCTACGCGGACGCCAAGACGGTCCTGACGGATCACGCGCGCTTCTCGTCCGACTTTCGCAAGGTGACGCGCCTCCATGCGGTGAGCGGCCAGCTGCGTCCCAACCTCATCTCGACCGACCCGCCGCGCCACCGCCAGCTGCGTCTCATCCTCGCCCCGACCTTCGCGCCCACGGCGATCAATCGCCTGGCCCCCCGCATCAAGGAGATGGTCAATCGGCTGCTCGATGAGGTCATCGAGCAGGGCCGGATGGAGCTGGTCGCCGATCTCGCCTACCCCCTGCCCGTGATGGTCATCGCGGAGATGCTCGGCGTGCCGCCGGCGGATCGCCCCCAGTTCAAGCAATGGGCGGATGCGATCGTGGGCGAGGGCGGCGGCATCCTCTTGAGCAACGAGATCTCGCCCCAGCGCTTCGCCATCCAGAAAGAGATGGATGCCTACTTCAGCGGCATCCTCGCCGAGCGCCGCAAGGCGCCGAAAGAGGACCTGCTGAGCGAGCTGCTGGTGGCCGGGGCGGACGGCGTGCGCCTGAGCGAGCAGGACATCTTGAGCTTCTGCAACCTGCTGCTCATCGCGGGCCACGTCACGACGGTGAACCTCATCACCAACGCGGTGTGGACCCTGCTTTCGCACCCCGAGGCGCTCGCGCGGCTTCAGTTCGAGCGCGGCCTCTTGCCCTCGGCCCTCGAAGAGGTCCTGCGCTTTCGCTCGCCGGTGCGGGCGGTCTCGCGGGTGGCCCTCGATGAGGTGCTGCTGGAGGGGCAGCGCATCGAGGCCGGGCAGCGCATCGTGGTCAACCTCTCGTCGGCCAACCGCGACGAGCGGGTCTTCGCGGAGCCCGAGCGTTTCGACGTGACGCGCTCGCCGAACCCGCACCTGGCCTTTGGCCACGGCATCCACTTCTGCATCGGGGCGCCGCTCGCGCGCCTCGAGGCGCGGATCGCCCTGGCGGCCATCCTCGATCGGCTGCAGGCGCTCTCGTTCGACGGTGAGCCTCATCTGGCGCCCCTGGACAGCGTCCTCTTGGACGGCGTTGAGCGCTTGCCGCTCGTCTTCCGCCAGGGGGAGCGCATCGGCCTGACGATCGGTTAG
- a CDS encoding GNAT family N-acetyltransferase, with product MRSPFENGADMMPPLPQLQTPRLLLRPLVEQDAEAVFAYCSNPNVSRYTLWEPHRSLDDALAYIRDYAFPKYELGVPEPFAITLKEEGDRVIGTVGAFWVSEANRCMEIAYAIAEPYWGQGLVAEAARAVRDFVFETYSVERLQCRCKAENAPSARVMEKLGMTREGTLRASLYHRDRFWDMHYYSLLRSEWERLR from the coding sequence ATGCGATCGCCTTTCGAGAACGGAGCCGATATGATGCCGCCGCTGCCCCAGCTTCAGACCCCGCGCCTCTTGCTCAGACCGCTCGTGGAGCAGGATGCGGAGGCCGTCTTCGCGTACTGCTCCAACCCCAACGTCTCGCGCTACACCCTCTGGGAGCCCCATCGCTCGCTCGATGACGCGCTCGCGTATATCCGCGATTACGCCTTTCCCAAGTACGAGTTGGGGGTCCCCGAGCCCTTCGCCATCACCTTGAAGGAAGAGGGCGATCGCGTGATCGGGACGGTCGGGGCATTCTGGGTCTCGGAGGCGAATCGCTGCATGGAAATCGCCTATGCGATCGCCGAGCCCTACTGGGGGCAGGGGCTCGTGGCCGAGGCGGCGCGAGCCGTGAGGGACTTCGTGTTCGAGACGTATTCCGTCGAGCGCCTGCAGTGCCGCTGCAAGGCGGAGAACGCGCCGAGCGCGCGCGTCATGGAGAAGCTCGGCATGACGCGAGAAGGCACCCTGCGGGCGTCGCTCTACCATCGCGATCGCTTCTGGGACATGCACTACTATTCGCTGCTACGATCCGAGTGGGAGCGCCTGCGCTGA
- a CDS encoding DUF1905 domain-containing protein, giving the protein MSQLEFDAILVRPEATGSWTYVNIPADVSARFGTKRQVPIKGTVNGVPLQGSLMPHGDGTFYLVIKQAIRDAAGVTQGDSVQISLEPDDAPRRNEVPEDLQQALQGQSEAGAVFEKLAYSHQKAYLDWIGEAKKPETRARRIEKALVLLSEGKKLK; this is encoded by the coding sequence TTGAGCCAGCTGGAGTTCGACGCGATCCTGGTGCGCCCCGAGGCGACCGGGAGCTGGACCTACGTGAATATCCCCGCCGACGTGAGCGCGCGCTTCGGTACCAAGCGTCAGGTGCCGATCAAGGGCACCGTCAACGGCGTGCCCCTCCAGGGCTCCTTGATGCCCCACGGGGACGGCACCTTTTACCTGGTCATCAAGCAAGCCATCCGGGACGCCGCCGGCGTGACCCAGGGGGACTCGGTCCAGATCTCGCTGGAGCCGGATGACGCGCCTCGACGCAACGAGGTGCCCGAGGACCTGCAACAAGCTCTGCAGGGTCAAAGCGAGGCCGGGGCCGTCTTCGAGAAGCTCGCCTACTCGCACCAGAAGGCCTACCTGGATTGGATAGGCGAGGCCAAGAAGCCCGAGACCCGCGCGCGCCGCATCGAGAAGGCCCTGGTGCTCCTGTCCGAAGGGAAGAAGTTGAAGTGA
- a CDS encoding peptidase E — protein sequence MKQIYAIGGGGFSLEPSNLALDKELLALSGKPKPKVCFISTASFDSGDYIDRFYRAFLTLDCEPSHLTVKIPNVASVRDHVMAQDILYVGGGDVLNLFDQWQKTRFDLVIKEAYEAGIVLAGVSAGAFCWFEAGMTDSAPGQFAPIKGLGLLKGSLCVHYDSEPERKMAYQRFMLRGLIDPGLALEDGVALHYVDGELRRAVSSREGAQAYRVEVRRNTIFALPEEPVYLG from the coding sequence GTGAAGCAGATCTATGCCATCGGTGGCGGTGGCTTCTCCCTGGAGCCCTCGAACCTCGCCCTCGACAAGGAGCTGCTCGCCCTGAGCGGCAAGCCGAAGCCCAAGGTCTGTTTTATCTCGACCGCGAGCTTCGATTCGGGCGACTACATCGATCGCTTCTACCGCGCCTTCTTGACGCTCGATTGCGAGCCGAGCCACCTGACGGTCAAGATCCCGAACGTCGCGAGCGTCCGGGATCACGTCATGGCCCAGGACATCCTCTACGTGGGGGGCGGCGACGTCCTGAACCTGTTCGATCAGTGGCAGAAGACCCGCTTCGACCTCGTGATCAAGGAAGCGTACGAGGCGGGGATCGTGCTCGCCGGGGTGAGCGCGGGGGCCTTCTGCTGGTTCGAGGCGGGAATGACCGACTCGGCGCCCGGCCAGTTCGCCCCGATCAAGGGCCTCGGCTTGCTGAAGGGTAGCCTCTGCGTCCACTACGACAGCGAGCCGGAGCGAAAGATGGCGTATCAGCGCTTCATGCTGCGGGGCCTCATCGACCCCGGTCTTGCCCTGGAGGACGGCGTGGCGCTCCACTACGTGGACGGCGAGCTGCGGCGAGCCGTCAGCTCGCGCGAGGGCGCGCAGGCTTACCGGGTCGAGGTGCGGCGGAACACCATCTTCGCCCTGCCCGAGGAGCCGGTCTACCTGGGGTAG
- a CDS encoding tetratricopeptide repeat protein gives MTEQDAMMDRINEAIALHHGGRHDEARHCFAALWEELGSEGDPFHRCTLAHFMADEQADPREELVWDLRALEAADELSDARVKEHHASLALRAFYPSLHLNLAEDYRKLGELDQARSHLARAKEALDALPDDGYGHLIRGGIERLTARLAP, from the coding sequence GAACAGGATGCGATGATGGATCGAATCAACGAGGCGATCGCGCTGCATCACGGCGGACGCCACGACGAAGCGCGTCATTGTTTCGCGGCCTTGTGGGAGGAGTTGGGCTCGGAGGGAGATCCATTTCATCGCTGCACCCTCGCGCACTTCATGGCGGATGAGCAAGCAGATCCGCGCGAGGAGCTCGTCTGGGATCTGCGCGCCCTCGAGGCTGCGGATGAGCTATCCGACGCACGGGTGAAGGAGCATCACGCCTCGCTGGCGCTTCGTGCTTTTTACCCTTCCTTGCACCTGAATCTGGCCGAGGATTACCGCAAGCTCGGCGAGCTGGATCAGGCGCGATCGCACCTCGCGCGGGCAAAAGAGGCGCTTGATGCCTTGCCCGACGACGGTTACGGCCATCTCATCCGAGGCGGAATCGAGCGCCTGACGGCACGCCTGGCGCCGTGA
- a CDS encoding glutathione peroxidase has product MLYDFQVKRLNGTPVTLSDYRGKVLLIVNTASECGLTPQYKGLQELHEAYQAQGLQVLGFPSNDFGAQEPGTNEQIGQFCAANYGVGFDMFAKIPVKGESQAPLYQYLTSQPGAEGEIRWNFDKFLVDRSGKVIKRFHPKTEPTDPEIVTAIQEALKA; this is encoded by the coding sequence ATGCTCTACGACTTCCAGGTCAAGCGCCTCAACGGCACGCCGGTCACCCTGTCGGATTATCGCGGCAAGGTGCTGCTCATCGTCAACACCGCTTCTGAGTGCGGTCTCACCCCTCAGTACAAGGGGCTCCAGGAGTTGCACGAGGCCTACCAGGCGCAGGGATTGCAGGTGCTGGGTTTCCCGTCGAACGACTTCGGTGCCCAGGAGCCCGGCACCAATGAGCAGATCGGGCAATTCTGCGCGGCCAACTACGGCGTCGGCTTCGACATGTTCGCCAAGATCCCCGTCAAGGGCGAAAGCCAGGCCCCCCTCTACCAGTATCTGACGAGCCAGCCCGGGGCCGAAGGCGAGATCCGCTGGAACTTCGACAAGTTCCTGGTGGATCGCTCCGGCAAGGTCATCAAGCGCTTCCACCCAAAGACCGAGCCGACCGATCCCGAGATCGTCACGGCCATCCAGGAAGCCCTCAAAGCCTAG